CTACCCCGGTTGGGCGTGGTAATGTCTCTCAATAAAAATTTGGAACAATTTGAATGGTATGGTCATGGCCCCTATGAAAATTATGTTGACAGGAAAGAAAGCTGTCCTATGGGAATTTATAAAAGTACTGTCACGGCTCAATATGTTCCATATCCACATCCACAAGAGACAGGAAATAAGGAAAATGTTCACTGGCTGCATCTTACCACGAAAGAAGGTCAAGGCATTGCTATCGTTGCCCTTTCAAAGAACATGTCGGCTTCTGCATTGCACTTCACTGCAAATGATCTATACAGAGCAACGCATGCTTATTTATTAAAACCAAGGCCGGAAGTAGTGCTTTCGCTTAATGCAGCGATGTTGGGACTGGGAAACAGTAGCTGTGGTCCGGGCGTTTTAAAGAAATATGCAATCAAGCAACAGGAATATGACCTAGAATTTGAAATCAAACCATGTAACCCGAAAAATGATTCGTCGTTAATGCCTACACCGTACGATTTTGGACCTATAGAGTAAAAACCACATAATCTAAAAATAAACTATTAATAATAAGCATAATGAGCAAACAATCATTATTATCGTTATTTTTTATCAGCGTGTTTTTGTTGAACATAGTTCATGTACACGCCCGCAAACATGAAACAGCACTACCAGCATCGTCAACATCTACCGAAATCCAATATCTTTCAGGACATGGACCTGAGGATGCTGTAAGCTGGGATTTCTTCTGTACGAAAGGAAGAAATAGCGGTAAATGGACAACCATCAAAGTTCCTTCATGTTGGGAACTTCAGGGGTTTGGCACTTACCAATATGGGTTACCTTTCTATGGGAAGGCTAATCCTCCGGGAATTGCCAATGAACAAGGATTATATAAATATAAATTCAAAGTACCTGCCAATTGGGAAGGCCGGATAATTCGGATTGTCTTTGAAGGCGTAATGACCGATTGTAGTGTAAAAATCAATGGCAGAAAATGTATCAAATTACATCAAGGCGGATTTTATCGTTTCAAAAGCCAGGATATAAGCGGACTCTTATCTTTCGGGAATAAAGAAAATTTACTGGAAGTCACCGTAAGCAAAGAATCGTCCGATCCCAATGTTAATCTGGCAGAACGAAGAGCCGATTATTGGAATTTTGGAGGAATTTTCCGTCCGGTATTTTTGGAGTCAATGCCAGCGCAGTATATTGATCGCACTGCAATCAATGCTTTGGCAAACGGACATTTCTCTGCTGATGTCTATTTCGGTTACGCACTAAATAGTGATTTTAATGTACGTGCGCAATTAACAGATGTACAAGGGCATGATATTGGGCATTATGTTGACGTTCCGGTTCGGGGAGGCGCTGATCATGTTCAAATAGACACCTGCTATTCAAACATTAAAACATGGACACCGGAAACCCCAAATTTATATTATATCAAACTGTCTTTGATGCAAGGAGATACTGTTCGGCATGTTGTAAAAGTCCGGTTTGGATTTCGTACTATAGAAGTCCGTCCACATGATGGTTTATATATCAACGGGCAGAAGGTGCTGGTTAAAGGTATTTGTCGCCATAGCTTTCGTCCTGCAACGGGTAGAACACTTTCAAGGAAAGACAACTATGATGACGTGAAACTTATCAAAGAAATGAATATGAACGCTGTACGATTATCGCATTATCCTTCTGACCCCGCATTTTTGGATGCTTGCGATGAATTAGGATTATACGTAATGGTTGAACTGGGAGGATGGCATGGCAAATATGATACTACCGTCGGAAGAAAGTTAGTCAGGGAAATGGTGACCCGAGACGAAAATCATCCATGTGTTACATGGTGGTCAAATGGAAACGAAGGTGGATGGAATACAGAACTTGATGGTGAATTCAAACAACTAGACCCTCAACAAAGACCTGTGATTCACCCATCAGGTGACTTTGACGGATTCGAGACCATGCATTATCGTTCGTACGGTCAAACGGAAGCTTACCTGCGCAAACCGGACATATTTATGCCTACAGAATTTTTACACGGTTTATATGATGGAGGATTAGGGGCAGGTCTATCCGATTATTGGAAAATAATGAGAAAAGCGCCTCGTTGTGCCGGCGGATTTTTATGGGGATTTACCGATCAGGGAGTGGTACGTACCGACGAAAATGGACGTATTGATTGTGTTGGCAGTTATGCGCCTGATGGTATTCTTGGGCCTCATCACGAAAAAGAAGGAAGTTTCTTTACCGTAAAACAAATTTGGTCGCCGGTTCAAATAGAAAACAAAACATTGCCTAAAGACTTTAATGGAGTTTTTACGGTAGACAATTGGTATGACTT
The sequence above is drawn from the Microbacter margulisiae genome and encodes:
- a CDS encoding glycoside hydrolase family 2 protein codes for the protein MSKQSLLSLFFISVFLLNIVHVHARKHETALPASSTSTEIQYLSGHGPEDAVSWDFFCTKGRNSGKWTTIKVPSCWELQGFGTYQYGLPFYGKANPPGIANEQGLYKYKFKVPANWEGRIIRIVFEGVMTDCSVKINGRKCIKLHQGGFYRFKSQDISGLLSFGNKENLLEVTVSKESSDPNVNLAERRADYWNFGGIFRPVFLESMPAQYIDRTAINALANGHFSADVYFGYALNSDFNVRAQLTDVQGHDIGHYVDVPVRGGADHVQIDTCYSNIKTWTPETPNLYYIKLSLMQGDTVRHVVKVRFGFRTIEVRPHDGLYINGQKVLVKGICRHSFRPATGRTLSRKDNYDDVKLIKEMNMNAVRLSHYPSDPAFLDACDELGLYVMVELGGWHGKYDTTVGRKLVREMVTRDENHPCVTWWSNGNEGGWNTELDGEFKQLDPQQRPVIHPSGDFDGFETMHYRSYGQTEAYLRKPDIFMPTEFLHGLYDGGLGAGLSDYWKIMRKAPRCAGGFLWGFTDQGVVRTDENGRIDCVGSYAPDGILGPHHEKEGSFFTVKQIWSPVQIENKTLPKDFNGVFTVDNWYDFTNLKNCTFTWKLAKLPFMQPKEIIASGQIESPNVAPHGSGFLKANLPANWRDADVLYLTATDPFGKELWTWSWTWKKSTDFYSFGGKSGSTLNAKEDSTTLVVTTDSDQLTFSRSTGELMHVVHNGKLLSFGNGPRFTAALRGDRSLDGYFNTDDKDAIAKDRIYYDISDTSQLTQLTYKTYPDSIVVNAVYFGELKQAHWVIFRDGNIRLDYQYKYDGVVELMGIKFDFPENKVLSKQWLGNGPYRVWQNRILGTTFSDWKCKYNDPIPGESFVYPEFKGFFYNWKWITFNTKEGDFSIGNDDPNSYIGVYTPKDGRDAQLYTFPKTGISILKVIPAVRNKVNGTDLIGPSSQPKWVHGIQKGSLYFKF